The Euphorbia lathyris chromosome 8, ddEupLath1.1, whole genome shotgun sequence genome has a window encoding:
- the LOC136203509 gene encoding large ribosomal subunit protein uL2-like yields the protein MGRVIRAQRKGAGSVFKSHTHHRKGPAQFRSLDFGERNGYLKGVVTEIIHDPGRGAPLARVTFRHPDRYKHQKELFIAAEGMYTGQFLYCGKKANLMVGNVLPLRSIPEGAVVCNVEHHVGDRGSFARCSGDYAIVISHNPDNGTSRIKLPSGAKKIVPSSCRAMVGQVAGGGRTEKPMLKAGTAYHKNKAKRNCWPRVRGVAMNPVEHPHGGGNHQHIGHASTVRRDAPPGQKVGLIAARRTGRLRGQAAAKADKD from the exons ATGGGTAGAGTCATCCGTGCCCAACGTAAGGGTGCCGGCTCCGTCTTTAAGTCCCATACTCACCACCGGAAAGGTCCCGCCCAATTCCGCTCCCTTGACTTCGGCGAGCGAAATGGATATCTGAAGGGAGTGGTTACCGAAATCATTCACGACCCCGGCCGTGGTGCCCCGTTGGCCCGTGTCACATTCCGCCATCCAGACCGATACAAGCACCAGAAGGAGCTTTTCATTGCAGCGGAAGGCATGTACACTGGTCAGTTTCTGTACTGTGGTAAGAAGGCCAATTTGATGGTCGGTAATGTCTTGCCTTTGAGATCGATTCCAGAAGGAGCTGTTGTATGTAACGTTGAGCACCATGTCGGTGACAGAGGATCTTTTGCTAGATGCTCTGGAGATTATGCTATTGTTATTAGTCATAATCCTGATAATGGAACAAGCAG AATCAAGCTTCCTTCTGGTGCCAAGAAGATTGTGCCAAGTAGCTGCAGAGCTATGGTTGGTCAAGTAGCAGGTGGAGGCAGAACCGAAAAGCCTATGTTGAAGGCAGGAACCGCATATCACAAAAACAAAGCGAAGAGAAACTGTTGGCCTAGGGTTCGAGGTGTGGCTATGAATCCAGTGGAGCATCCTCATGGTGGTGGTAACCACCAGCATATTGGACATGCTAGTACTGTTCGCCGTGATGCACCTCCCGGTCAAAAAGTTGGTCTCATTGCGGCTAGGAGGACGGGTCGTCTTCGCGGACAAGCAGCTGCTAAAGCCGACAAGGATTAG